A DNA window from Sulfitobacter noctilucicola contains the following coding sequences:
- a CDS encoding cytochrome-c peroxidase: MRHALIFALLALVPATGWTQTLPAPVHDDMFAPVPYEEAVLGQLLFYDPILSGNKNIACATCHHPSLATADGVALAIGEGGVGLGPERQVDPATPPDERIPRNAPALFNLAANEFTVLFHDGRLELDDSQPGGIRTPMDADMLTGFASLLSAQTMFPVLSAAEMAGGYRENEVGRAVRQGLISGPGGAWDLIARRVAEIPEYADRFISFYPHIHAAEDIAFTDISNAIAVFMGYEWRSDTSRFDAVLRGQEKLSGAEAQGLRLFYGNAGCASCHSGPFLTDHKFHAMGAPQIGPGKATSFQNHHRDEGRFLVTGDPGDMYAFRTPSLRNVALTAPYGHAGAHADLAEFLAAHADPAGSIKTFDPTTVRLPQFVSNDFDVMEDAAQVEAISKAVTAPTVALQAKEIAAITAFLETLTDSAAVEGRLGIPATVPSGLPVP, translated from the coding sequence ATGAGACATGCTTTGATCTTTGCGCTGCTGGCGCTTGTTCCTGCCACCGGTTGGACACAGACCCTGCCGGCACCGGTTCACGACGACATGTTCGCCCCCGTCCCCTATGAAGAAGCTGTATTAGGGCAACTGCTGTTCTACGATCCGATCCTGTCCGGCAACAAGAATATCGCTTGTGCGACCTGCCACCATCCTTCACTTGCAACCGCTGACGGCGTTGCACTGGCAATCGGTGAAGGCGGCGTGGGTCTGGGGCCGGAGCGCCAGGTTGATCCTGCCACCCCCCCTGACGAACGCATCCCGCGCAATGCGCCAGCTCTTTTCAATCTCGCAGCGAACGAATTCACAGTGCTGTTTCATGACGGACGGCTTGAGCTGGACGACAGCCAACCCGGCGGCATCCGCACTCCAATGGATGCCGATATGCTAACAGGTTTTGCTTCGCTCCTGTCTGCGCAGACCATGTTTCCAGTGCTTAGCGCGGCCGAGATGGCAGGCGGTTACCGCGAGAATGAAGTGGGGCGTGCCGTACGGCAGGGTTTGATCAGCGGACCGGGCGGTGCGTGGGATCTGATAGCACGCCGTGTTGCGGAAATCCCTGAATACGCGGATCGGTTCATCAGCTTCTATCCGCATATCCACGCTGCTGAAGACATCGCGTTTACCGATATCTCCAATGCGATCGCGGTGTTTATGGGGTATGAGTGGCGCTCTGACACGTCACGCTTTGATGCTGTCTTGCGCGGACAGGAAAAGCTCAGCGGAGCAGAGGCGCAAGGCTTGCGGTTGTTTTACGGCAACGCGGGGTGCGCCAGTTGCCACAGCGGTCCGTTCCTGACAGATCATAAGTTTCACGCCATGGGCGCCCCTCAGATCGGGCCGGGCAAAGCCACCAGCTTCCAGAACCACCACCGCGACGAGGGGCGCTTTCTGGTGACTGGCGATCCGGGCGACATGTATGCTTTTCGTACACCGTCGCTGCGCAATGTCGCGCTGACAGCACCCTACGGGCACGCCGGTGCGCATGCCGATCTGGCAGAGTTTTTGGCAGCCCACGCAGATCCGGCAGGGTCAATCAAGACGTTTGATCCGACGACCGTCAGACTGCCGCAATTTGTGTCTAACGATTTTGATGTGATGGAAGACGCGGCACAAGTTGAAGCCATTTCAAAGGCGGTGACGGCCCCAACGGTGGCTCTGCAAGCCAAAGAGATTGCCGCAATTACGGCCTTTCTTGAAACACTGACAGACAGTGCGGCGGTTGAGGGCCGTCTGGGCATACCAGCCACGGTGCCAAGCGGATTGCCGGTACCCTAA
- a CDS encoding ROK family protein yields MDGERDIAQLNAATGCGPLLSSPPETKQPLRQRVFEYVRAHGNAARSDISRDLGVSPGSATTLTAELMQAGLLREVAEVQREQSRGRPRVALEIVPEAGYIIGIKLGDAQHTAALADFTGTMVADVTIRHARNSRSMADVLDEIETLIEALLDKAGMQLSAVHGIGVGMAGIIGHETGIVHWSPLLDARDQPFGDAFEARLGRPVFLENDANMLTMAELWFGAGRGLRDFAVVTIENGVGMGLVLDNQLYRGSFGMGLELGHTKVQMDGALCRCGQRGCLEAYLSDYALVREGATALNLAPEAKAGFQVVLSDLLKEAQNGNIAARKVFQRAGRFLALGLSNVIHLFDPALIILSGDRMTHDFMFEETVVEDVQALCLSRGQMPCQIKVHSGGDLDWARGATARALSEVTHDLFNGDTAG; encoded by the coding sequence ATGGACGGCGAAAGAGACATAGCGCAACTGAACGCCGCAACGGGTTGCGGTCCTTTGCTGTCCAGTCCGCCGGAAACAAAGCAGCCCTTGCGCCAGCGTGTGTTCGAATATGTGCGTGCGCACGGAAATGCTGCTCGCAGTGACATCAGCCGCGATCTGGGTGTCAGTCCCGGATCGGCAACCACGCTGACAGCCGAGTTGATGCAGGCCGGTTTGCTGCGCGAAGTCGCAGAGGTACAACGCGAGCAGAGCAGGGGGCGGCCGCGGGTTGCGCTGGAGATCGTGCCCGAAGCGGGATACATCATTGGCATCAAATTGGGGGATGCCCAACACACCGCAGCGCTTGCTGATTTCACCGGGACCATGGTCGCTGATGTGACCATCCGGCATGCACGCAACAGCAGGTCCATGGCGGATGTACTTGACGAAATCGAGACCTTGATTGAGGCGCTTTTGGATAAGGCAGGCATGCAGTTGTCTGCGGTGCATGGCATCGGCGTGGGCATGGCGGGAATCATCGGCCATGAGACAGGCATTGTACATTGGTCACCCCTGCTGGATGCGCGCGACCAGCCCTTTGGCGACGCGTTTGAAGCCCGACTGGGCCGTCCGGTTTTTCTTGAAAACGACGCCAACATGCTAACCATGGCGGAACTGTGGTTCGGGGCAGGTCGGGGCCTGCGCGATTTTGCTGTGGTCACCATCGAGAACGGCGTTGGCATGGGACTGGTGCTCGACAACCAACTTTATCGTGGATCTTTCGGTATGGGGCTGGAGCTTGGTCATACTAAGGTCCAGATGGACGGTGCACTGTGCCGTTGTGGCCAACGCGGCTGTCTGGAGGCTTATCTGTCCGACTACGCACTGGTGCGGGAAGGTGCGACGGCACTGAATCTCGCGCCCGAGGCCAAGGCCGGATTTCAGGTCGTGCTCAGCGACCTTCTGAAGGAAGCGCAAAACGGTAACATCGCGGCACGCAAAGTGTTTCAGCGGGCGGGCCGGTTTCTGGCACTTGGCCTATCGAATGTCATTCATCTGTTTGACCCCGCGCTGATCATCTTGTCTGGTGACCGGATGACACATGATTTCATGTTTGAGGAAACTGTCGTGGAAGACGTGCAGGCGCTGTGTTTGTCGCGCGGCCAGATGCCATGCCAGATCAAAGTACACTCTGGCGGTGATCTCGATTGGGCGCGCGGGGCTACAGCACGTGCGCTTTCCGAAGTCACACATGATCTTTTCAACGGAGATACTGCCGGATGA
- a CDS encoding sulfatase-like hydrolase/transferase produces the protein MTTKQPDHGARPNILFIMYDQLRFDYLSCAGHPHMDTPNFDRVAAKGVRFTNAYIQSPICGASRMSTYTGRYTSSHGAQWNGFPLRVGEQTMGDHLRREGMECWLIGKTHMKADAEGMARLGLSPDSMIGARQAECGFDVWVRDDGLWGEGPDGFYDSNRSPYNAYLKSKGYPSENGWHDFANAGVDDEDNLASGWMFANADKPANIAEEDSETPWLTRETIRFIDQAKDGWCAHVSYIKPHWPYIVPAPYHDMYGANHVPQAMCSEAERVDPHPVYGAYMQNKIARAFQQNEVRQKVIPAYMGLIKQCDDQLGALLDHLEATGRMDNTMIVLTSDHGDYLGDHWLGEKDLFHEQSVKVPMIIYDPSTAADATRGTTCNALVEAIDLAPTFVDRIGGKIADHILEGRSLLPWLYGKTPEWRDFAISEYDYSATPQAVKLGLEPRDARLFMIFDGRYKMMHAEGGFRPMLFDLENDPEEFDDLAKGDTHKAEIERLYGLLAVWGRRMSQRVTKSEDDIKGMRGASLRKGILPFLVDGSEVPEELTAKYRGKAPAKYTPE, from the coding sequence ATGACAACCAAGCAGCCGGATCATGGGGCACGCCCCAACATTCTGTTCATCATGTATGATCAGTTGCGTTTTGATTATCTTTCCTGTGCAGGCCATCCGCATATGGACACCCCGAACTTTGACCGCGTGGCGGCAAAGGGCGTGCGCTTTACCAACGCCTACATCCAATCGCCCATTTGCGGCGCGTCACGGATGAGCACCTATACAGGGCGCTATACCTCTTCGCACGGGGCGCAGTGGAACGGATTCCCCTTACGGGTGGGCGAGCAGACGATGGGAGATCATTTGCGCCGTGAAGGCATGGAATGCTGGCTGATTGGCAAGACGCATATGAAGGCCGATGCCGAAGGAATGGCGCGGCTTGGGCTCAGTCCTGACAGTATGATCGGAGCGCGGCAAGCCGAATGCGGCTTTGACGTTTGGGTGCGCGATGACGGTCTTTGGGGTGAAGGGCCGGATGGGTTTTATGATTCAAACCGTTCGCCTTATAACGCCTACCTCAAATCAAAGGGCTATCCGTCCGAAAACGGCTGGCACGACTTTGCCAACGCGGGCGTCGATGACGAGGATAATCTCGCGTCCGGGTGGATGTTCGCGAATGCGGACAAGCCTGCCAACATCGCCGAAGAAGACAGCGAGACACCATGGCTTACGCGGGAAACAATCCGCTTTATCGATCAGGCCAAGGACGGTTGGTGCGCCCATGTCAGCTATATCAAACCGCATTGGCCCTATATCGTACCAGCCCCTTACCACGATATGTACGGGGCCAACCACGTACCCCAAGCCATGTGCAGCGAGGCAGAACGGGTTGATCCGCATCCCGTTTACGGTGCCTACATGCAGAATAAAATTGCCAGAGCCTTTCAGCAAAACGAGGTGCGCCAAAAGGTGATCCCGGCCTACATGGGACTGATCAAGCAATGCGACGACCAACTAGGCGCCCTGCTGGATCATCTTGAGGCGACGGGCCGGATGGACAATACGATGATCGTGCTGACCTCTGACCACGGTGACTATCTGGGCGATCATTGGCTTGGTGAGAAAGACCTCTTTCACGAACAGTCCGTGAAAGTGCCGATGATCATCTATGATCCAAGCACCGCCGCTGATGCCACACGTGGCACAACCTGTAACGCCTTGGTCGAAGCCATTGATCTGGCACCAACCTTTGTCGACCGTATCGGCGGGAAGATCGCAGATCACATTCTTGAGGGGCGGTCCTTGTTGCCGTGGCTCTATGGAAAAACGCCGGAATGGCGCGATTTTGCAATCAGCGAGTACGACTATTCTGCCACTCCGCAGGCTGTGAAACTCGGGTTGGAACCCCGGGACGCGCGGCTCTTTATGATCTTTGATGGACGCTACAAGATGATGCACGCCGAAGGCGGCTTCCGTCCGATGTTGTTTGATCTGGAAAACGATCCCGAAGAATTTGACGATCTTGCCAAAGGCGATACACACAAGGCGGAGATCGAGCGGCTTTACGGACTGCTGGCTGTCTGGGGCAGACGCATGTCGCAACGCGTCACAAAATCAGAAGACGATATCAAGGGCATGCGCGGCGCGTCCCTGCGCAAGGGCATCCTGCCTTTCCTTGTTGATGGCTCGGAAGTACCGGAAGAACTAACCGCAAAGTACCGCGGCAAAGCTCCGGCGAAATACACGCCGGAGTAA
- a CDS encoding CRTAC1 family protein, with product MAATVLCCIWGQAALCDIAFIDRSDLLPQHIYSGGWEHFVGGGVAVFDCNGDALPDMYVAGGESPAQMMRNEGGFAFKSVAVPELSGVTGAYPLDMNADGLMDLFVLRVGPNAVLKGQPDCRFEDTTVDWALPASDRWTTAFSAWWEPDADWPTLAVGNYVDRADPDGPFEACDENELLVPSADGYAAYPLKPGFCPLSMLAARDASGSFRLRVSNDRHYYVKGGSEQMWDIAEQRFLSEADGWQNLALWGMGIASRDLTGDGADEVMLTSMGDQVLQLAQPTGTYTSAPYEIGTYAQRPHTGGDGRPSTGWHAEFGDIDNDSRADLFIAKGNVDQMPGMATRDPNNLLMQSTGGRFVEVSQAAGVATLSRSRGAALADFDLDGRLDLVVMNRRAPMELYQNVTEGTGNWLRIALSQEGGNRNAIGARVSVSTGARVQSAQKLVGGGHAGGQALPLHFGLGEATDAAVRVEWPDGTTTQTTVSAGQTVTISKVP from the coding sequence ATGGCTGCGACTGTTCTGTGCTGCATATGGGGGCAGGCGGCACTTTGTGATATTGCTTTCATAGACCGTTCCGATTTGCTGCCGCAGCATATCTATTCGGGCGGATGGGAGCACTTTGTCGGGGGCGGTGTGGCCGTTTTCGACTGCAACGGGGATGCGCTGCCGGACATGTACGTCGCAGGTGGCGAAAGCCCTGCGCAGATGATGCGCAACGAGGGCGGTTTTGCCTTTAAATCTGTTGCAGTGCCTGAGCTTTCTGGCGTCACAGGGGCCTATCCGCTGGATATGAATGCAGATGGATTGATGGACCTTTTCGTGCTGCGTGTCGGTCCCAATGCTGTGTTGAAGGGGCAACCGGATTGCCGCTTTGAGGATACAACGGTGGACTGGGCATTGCCAGCATCCGACCGGTGGACGACAGCATTTTCCGCATGGTGGGAGCCGGATGCCGATTGGCCAACACTGGCTGTCGGAAACTATGTAGACCGCGCCGATCCTGACGGCCCCTTTGAAGCCTGCGATGAAAACGAACTGCTTGTCCCAAGTGCTGATGGGTACGCAGCTTACCCGCTCAAGCCGGGGTTTTGCCCGTTGTCGATGCTGGCTGCCCGCGATGCATCGGGCAGCTTTCGTCTGCGCGTCTCGAACGACCGTCATTACTACGTCAAAGGCGGGTCCGAGCAGATGTGGGACATCGCAGAGCAGCGTTTTCTGAGCGAAGCAGACGGCTGGCAGAACCTCGCGCTTTGGGGCATGGGGATCGCGTCACGTGATTTGACCGGCGACGGCGCGGATGAGGTGATGCTGACATCCATGGGCGATCAGGTGCTTCAGCTGGCCCAACCCACAGGAACCTACACCTCCGCGCCCTATGAGATCGGGACCTATGCGCAGCGCCCGCACACCGGCGGCGATGGCCGCCCGTCAACAGGCTGGCACGCAGAATTCGGCGACATCGACAACGACAGCCGCGCGGATTTGTTTATCGCGAAGGGGAATGTGGATCAGATGCCGGGAATGGCCACACGTGATCCCAATAACCTGTTGATGCAAAGCACCGGTGGGCGCTTTGTCGAAGTGTCACAAGCCGCTGGTGTCGCGACACTTTCGCGTTCGCGGGGTGCAGCGCTTGCGGATTTCGATCTGGACGGGCGGCTTGATCTGGTCGTGATGAACCGTCGTGCGCCGATGGAACTTTATCAGAATGTGACCGAAGGCACTGGCAACTGGCTCCGCATCGCCCTGTCTCAAGAGGGCGGCAACCGCAATGCCATCGGCGCGCGTGTTTCGGTCAGTACCGGCGCACGGGTTCAATCCGCACAAAAGCTAGTTGGCGGTGGACACGCGGGAGGGCAGGCCTTGCCGCTACATTTCGGCTTAGGGGAAGCGACTGATGCCGCCGTACGGGTCGAATGGCCCGACGGGACGACGACGCAGACGACGGTTTCGGCGGGGCAAACCGTCACAATCAGCAAGGTGCCTTAG
- a CDS encoding sugar ABC transporter permease produces MSDQTATAPTRKSFLKSLEVDTRLLGMIGAFILVALVFNVLTDGRFLTPRNIFNLTIQTASVAIMATGMVFVIVTRHIDLSVGAVLAACSALMAMTQVRFLPGLGLEIGHWAIPWIAITAGVVLGGVIGAFNGWLIGYQGIPAFIVTLGGFLVWRNVGWYQTSGQTIGPLDKTFMTFGGINGTLGGPLSWALGAVAIVATIVMIFRARRTKVAHGFPVKPMWAELSLAGICVAAIAGFIAILTNYAVPGRVVARDPARYGCEVAEGCTPVYGLPISVLLLLAIAIVMTVIARRTRFGRYIFATGGNPDAAELSGINTRMLTVKIFALMGVLCAISAVVASARLANHSNDLGTLDELRVIAAAVIGGTALSGGIGTIYGAILGALIMQSLQSGMAMVGVDAPLQNIVVGAVLVFAVFIDIQYRKRVGAK; encoded by the coding sequence ATGAGCGATCAAACCGCCACGGCGCCTACGCGCAAATCCTTTCTGAAATCACTGGAAGTCGATACGCGGCTGCTTGGGATGATCGGGGCTTTCATACTGGTAGCGCTGGTTTTCAACGTGCTGACAGACGGGCGTTTCCTCACCCCCCGCAACATCTTTAACCTTACAATCCAGACGGCCTCTGTTGCTATCATGGCAACGGGCATGGTGTTCGTGATTGTCACCCGCCACATTGATCTGTCCGTCGGCGCGGTCCTTGCTGCCTGTTCGGCGCTTATGGCGATGACACAAGTCCGGTTCCTGCCGGGACTGGGGCTGGAGATCGGCCACTGGGCCATTCCGTGGATTGCTATCACCGCGGGCGTTGTCTTGGGCGGTGTTATAGGTGCCTTTAACGGCTGGCTGATCGGATATCAGGGCATCCCGGCTTTCATCGTTACCTTGGGTGGCTTTCTCGTTTGGCGGAACGTGGGATGGTATCAGACGTCCGGTCAGACCATCGGCCCGCTTGATAAAACGTTTATGACCTTCGGCGGGATCAACGGCACGCTGGGAGGGCCGCTGAGCTGGGCACTGGGTGCTGTGGCGATTGTCGCCACCATCGTGATGATCTTTCGCGCACGTCGCACCAAAGTTGCGCATGGCTTTCCGGTCAAGCCGATGTGGGCCGAGCTGTCCCTCGCCGGCATCTGTGTTGCAGCGATTGCAGGCTTCATCGCGATCCTGACCAATTATGCAGTGCCTGGACGCGTCGTGGCGCGTGACCCTGCGCGATATGGCTGCGAAGTCGCCGAAGGCTGCACGCCGGTCTATGGTCTGCCGATTTCAGTTTTGTTGTTGCTGGCAATTGCCATCGTGATGACAGTGATCGCGCGCCGCACCCGTTTCGGGCGCTACATCTTTGCAACTGGTGGCAACCCTGATGCGGCGGAGCTGTCCGGCATCAACACACGGATGCTGACGGTCAAGATTTTTGCGCTGATGGGTGTGCTTTGCGCCATCTCGGCGGTGGTGGCTTCGGCCCGTCTGGCCAACCATTCAAACGATCTGGGCACACTGGATGAGTTGCGCGTGATTGCGGCTGCGGTGATTGGCGGAACTGCGCTCTCGGGCGGGATCGGAACGATCTACGGCGCGATCCTAGGTGCGCTGATTATGCAGTCGCTGCAATCAGGCATGGCGATGGTCGGTGTGGACGCTCCGCTGCAGAATATCGTGGTAGGCGCAGTCTTGGTCTTTGCGGTCTTCATCGACATTCAATATCGTAAACGTGTGGGGGCGAAGTAA
- the xylF gene encoding D-xylose ABC transporter substrate-binding protein produces the protein MKKFIVAAAVAVAGFTTSALADGHAMTVGVSWSNFQEERWKTDEAAIKGALDAAGANYVSADAQSSSAKQLSDVESLIAQGVDALIILAQDSAAIGPAVDAAAAEGIPVVGYDRLIEDKRAFYLTFDNVEVGRMQARAVLEAAPKGRYVMIKGSPTDPNADFLRGGQQEVLQAAIDAGDITIVDEAYTDGWLPANAQRNMEQILTANDNGVDAVVASNDGTAGGVVAALTAQGMEGIPVSGQDGDHAALNRVALGTQTVSVWKDARELGKAAGEIAVALAKSDGDMSAVDGSAEWESPAGTKMMAKFLAPVPVTKDNLSAVVDAGWIEKDKLCQGVSGGPAPCN, from the coding sequence ATGAAAAAGTTTATCGTAGCGGCAGCTGTGGCTGTGGCTGGTTTCACAACATCCGCTTTGGCCGACGGCCATGCGATGACCGTCGGCGTCAGCTGGTCCAACTTTCAGGAAGAGCGCTGGAAAACCGACGAGGCCGCAATCAAGGGCGCGCTGGACGCTGCCGGTGCGAACTATGTATCGGCTGATGCGCAGTCGTCTTCGGCCAAGCAGCTGTCGGATGTTGAAAGCCTGATCGCGCAGGGCGTTGATGCCCTTATCATTCTGGCCCAAGACAGCGCGGCCATTGGCCCAGCTGTTGACGCCGCTGCTGCCGAAGGCATTCCGGTTGTGGGCTATGACCGCCTGATCGAAGACAAACGCGCGTTTTACCTGACCTTTGACAATGTCGAAGTTGGCCGGATGCAGGCGCGTGCGGTTCTCGAAGCGGCCCCCAAGGGACGCTATGTCATGATCAAGGGTTCACCCACCGATCCAAACGCCGATTTTCTGCGTGGCGGACAGCAAGAGGTCCTGCAGGCAGCGATCGACGCCGGTGACATCACCATCGTTGACGAGGCTTATACGGATGGTTGGTTGCCCGCGAACGCGCAGCGCAACATGGAGCAGATCCTGACCGCAAATGACAACGGTGTTGATGCGGTTGTGGCCTCAAACGACGGTACAGCAGGCGGCGTCGTTGCAGCGCTTACAGCACAGGGCATGGAAGGCATTCCGGTGTCCGGTCAGGACGGTGACCACGCCGCCCTGAACCGTGTCGCACTGGGCACGCAAACTGTTTCGGTCTGGAAAGACGCGCGTGAACTGGGCAAAGCGGCCGGTGAAATCGCTGTTGCACTGGCCAAATCGGACGGCGACATGAGCGCGGTTGACGGCTCTGCCGAATGGGAAAGCCCCGCAGGCACCAAGATGATGGCCAAGTTCCTCGCACCGGTTCCTGTGACAAAAGACAATCTGTCAGCAGTTGTTGACGCAGGCTGGATCGAAAAAGACAAGCTTTGCCAAGGTGTTTCCGGCGGCCCGGCTCCTTGCAACTGA